A part of Arachis hypogaea cultivar Tifrunner chromosome 12, arahy.Tifrunner.gnm2.J5K5, whole genome shotgun sequence genomic DNA contains:
- the LOC140176835 gene encoding secreted RxLR effector protein 161-like: protein MGRPIVQLEYASAIGSLMYAMHCTRPDIAFAVCKLSRFTGKPSNQHWKAIARVLGYLKKTINLGLHYSDYPAVLEGYSDASWITNLSDNKSTSGWIFTIGGGAISWDSKKQTCITHSTMEAEFVALSAAGKEAEWLRNLLYDIKLWP from the coding sequence ATGGGAAGACCTATAGTACAATTAGAATATGCTAGTGCTATAGGAAGTTTAATGTATGCAATGCATTGTACTAGACCTGATATAGCATTTGCTGTGTGCAAATTATCAAGGTTTACAGGAAAGCCTAGCAATCAACATTGGAAAGCTATAGCAAGAGTTCTtggttatctcaagaaaaccataaacTTGGGATTACATTATAGTGATTATCCCGCAGTTTTAGAAGGTTATTCCGACGCTAGTTGGATTACAAATCTTAGTGATAACAAATCCACTTCAGGATGGATTTTCACCATAGGTGGTGGAGCAATAAGTTGGGACTCAAAGAAACAAACATGTATTACACATTCTACTATGGAGGCTGAGTTTGTAGCTTTATCAGCCGCAGGTAAAGAAGCGGAATGGTTAAgaaatttgttatatgatataaagcTGTGGCCATAG
- the LOC112728004 gene encoding selT-like protein, which translates to MDRTQILLVGLPIFLFFSDVFNLFSPPPPSKPTSHHHHHHHPPSTQPNNPQTTTHIQEPLLEFPTQKQSGIGPIGVGNAVNIDFCTSCSYKGNAVTVKNMLEAEFPGINVVLANYPAPLPKRLLSKVVPVVQLGLIITISAGEQIFPRLGITPPPWYYSLRANRFGSMASIWLLGNFLQSFLQSSGAFEVYCNGDLIFSKLQQKRFPGEIELRDLVSRRIANPRYVNGI; encoded by the exons ATGGATCGAACCCAAATTCTCCTTGTTGGGTTACCaatcttcttgttcttctcaGATGTTTTCAACCTCTTCTCTCCTCCACCGCCTTCTAAACCAACAtcacatcaccaccaccaccaccacccccctTCAACTCAACCTAATAACCCTCAAACCACCACCCATATTCAGGAACCCCTCCTCGAATTCCCTACCCAG AAACAGAGTGGTATTGGCCCAATTGGTGTTGGCAACGCTGTAAACATTGACTTCTGCACTTCATGTTCCTACAA GGGAAATGCAGTAACGGTTAAGAACATGTTGGAGGCAGAATTCCCTGGGATCAATGTTGTTTTGGCTAACTATCCCGCTCCACTTCCGAAGCGACTTCTCAGCAAAGTAGTACCGGTGGTGCAACTCGGACTTATTATAACAATATCTGCAGGAGAGCAGATATTCCCAAGGTTGGGAATAACTCCTCCACCATGGTACTATTCTTTGCGTGCCAACAGGTTtggaagcatggcaagcatttggcTTCTCGGGAACTTCCTTCAGTCTTTCTTACAGAGTTCTGGTGCTTTTGAAGTATATTGCAATGGTGACTTG ATTTTCTCCAAGCTGCAGCAGAAGAGGTTCCCTGGTGAAATTGAGTTGAGGGACCTTGTTAGCAGAAGAATAGCGAATCCACGATACGTCAACGGTATTTAA
- the LOC112728003 gene encoding omega-3 fatty acid desaturase, chloroplastic — protein sequence MATWVLSECGLRPLPPMFPRPRTGSISCTKSSSINSTFLSSDLKSFQQQTRFQCCSFKERRRSWEIKVSVPLRVGTIEEEEEGIINGVVEKREVCEFDPGAPPPFKLSDIRAAIPKHCWVKDPWRSMSYVVRDVVVVLGLAAAAAHLNNWIVWPLYWAAQGTMFWALFVLGHDCGHGSFSNNPKLNSVVGHLLHSSILVPYHGWRISHRTHHQNHGHVENDESWHPLPEKIFKSLDNVTRTLRFTIPFPMLAYPIYLWSRSPGKTGSHFHPDSDLFVSNERKDVITSTICWAAMASLLVGLGFVMGPIQLLKLYGIPYVLFVMWLDFVTYLHHHGHEDKLPWYRGEEWSYLRGGLTTLDRDYGWINNIHHDIGTHVIHHLFPQIPHYHLIEATEAAKPVLGKYYREPKKSLPLPFHLIGDLMRSMKKDHYVSDTGDVVYYQTDPTLGGSSTSI from the exons ATGGCAACATGGGTCTTATCAGAATGTGGGTTAAGGCCTCTTCCCCCAATGTTCCCTAGACCAAGAACTGGATCCATTTCATGCACCAAATCTTCTTCTATAAACTCCACATTCTTATCCTCAGATCTGAAGAGCTTCCAACAACAAACAAGGTTCCAATGTTGTAGTtttaaggagagaagaagaagctgGGAGATTAAGGTTAGTGTACCTTTAAGGGTTGGCACcattgaggaagaagaagaaggaatcatcAATGGTGTTGTTGAAAAAAGAGAAGTTTGTGAATTTGACCCTGGTGCACCACCACCATTCAAATTGAGTGACATAAGAGCAGCAATACCTAAGCACTGTTGGGTTAAGGATCCATGGAGGTCAATGAGTTATGTTGTGAgagatgttgttgttgttcttggttTGGCGGCTGCTGCTGCACACCTCAACAATTGGATTGTTTGGCCTCTCTATTGGGCTGCTCAAGGAACCATGTTTTGGGCACTTTTTGTTCTTGGTCATGATTG tgGTCATGGAAGCTTCTCAAACAATCCCAAACTGAACAGTGTTGTTGGACATTTGTTGCATTCTTCAATTCTAGTACCATATCATGGATG GAGAATTAGTCATAGAACTCATCATCAAAACCATGGCCATGTTGAAAATGATGAATCTTGGCACCCG CTGCCTGAAAAAATCTTCAAGAGCTTGGACAATGTAACACGTACCTTAAGATTCACAATACCTTTTCCAATGCTTGCATATCCTATATACCTT TGGAGCAGAAGTCCTGGGAAGACAGGTTCTCACTTTCATCCAGATAGTGACTTGTTTGTCTCAAATGAGAGAAAAGATGTTATCACTTCAACAATTTGTTGGGCAGCCATGGCTTCTTTGCTAGTTGGGTTAGGGTTTGTGATGGGTCCAATCCAATTGCTTAAGCTTTATGGCATTCCTTACGTG CTTTTTGTTATGTGGTTGGACTTTGTTACTTATTTGCATCACCATGGCCATGAAGACAAATTACCATGGTACCGTGGAGAG GAATGGAGCTACCTTAGGGGTGGGCTTACAACTCTTGATCGTGACTATGGTTGGATTAATAATATTCACCATGATATTGGAACTCATGTCATACATCATCTCTTTCCTCAAATTCCCCATTATCACTTAATAGAAGCA ACTGAAGCAGCAAAGCCAGTTCTTGGAAAGTATTACCGAGAGCCAAAGAAATCTCTACCTCTTCCATTTCACCTTATTGGAGATTTGATGAGAAGCATGAAGAAAGATCATTATGTTAGTGACACTGGTGATGTTGTTTATTACCAAACAGACCCTACACTTGGTGGCTCTTCTACATCAATTTAA